TATCTAAGGGAacgattataatattttattactatTTATGATCCCTATTTTACTATCTAAATTTTATTTCAATATATCTAAACTATTCATTTATAAatctattttttagaaaaaatataaaactaaAATGCTTTATTTGTGTTTTGTTGGTGACGTTGGAAAAGTTGATAAACAAATCATCCTTACTATCACTCCATGCAACTAATTAGTCATTCTTTTTCTATTTATAATCTAGGAATTAACAAAAAGATGATTATCAAACACTCACTTATTTGCAAACCTCACTtgggattattattatttgtcaCTTCATAAAAAACTATTTTTACTCAATTTAATCTCGTCCTTGTCGGAAATGGTTACCATATGCAGTATCTGCAAAAAATTAGAGTCAATAAAACAAGagtctttttttttcaattttcaaagcctaTTGCCATCATTTAATAAAATTACTATAACAtagtttaataaaataaaaaattactaagATCAAAATCTGATATAGATCATGTATCAAAATCAATTTAGACACCTATCAATCCAATTTAAGTGACTGGAATagattcaagatatatatatatatatcttagccTGAGAACTTGCGTCCAAAGTACCTTTGTCAGAAGCCTAGCTTCTCTTGTGCCCTTGCGCTTCCCTGTAATATGAAAATCATAGGTCAAGAGGAACGGTTATGAACAAAATTTATTCGAATAAGAATTATACCATATCCAAAAACTAAAAGAACTTGCATCAGTCAGCTAATAGAGGTCAGTCTTCAATAAGATGTTCAACGGTCAGGTTGCTTGAAGATCAAAAAAGTATTACACTTTTTGGCCAAAATCATTAACTATCTTCTCACACTGTTTCCTTTGTCCTCTAGTACTAAGTAAGCAAAACAATATTAACAGTCAGCATCTGATAGACACAAAGAACCGCAAGATTAAACTTATATTGTTAATTCAAAAGGGAATCTAGAAACTTGAAGAGTGCAGAATGCATACGGTATGAACATACCAATAAAACTACAAAAAAAAGCATCAATACCACAATCTCAACCTCAAGACGGGATAAAATTCACGATATTAACAGAGCAGTCAAACCATCAGATAAGCATCTATTAACAAATGCCCCACGGAGAAGTAGCCGCGAGCAGAAACAACGTCTCATACAAAAAGCATACAGCATACAGCTCTGGGGCTCCTTCGAGCGCAAGGGCAGGATCGATGGCAGACACTACGCTACAGCCAGGAATGATCAGAGGAGGAAAGGTTCTTACGGGAGTTGGCCATGGAGATCTCGCTGACTTCATTGGGGTCGAGCCACACCTTGCCCCGCCCGCACTTGAGGACACTCGCGGCGAGCCGCTTCTGGAGCTTCAGCGACACCATCGTACGCCGCCTCCTTCAGCTCTTCTTCCTTGagggggaagaaagaaagaacgaACGAGAGAGACTCGGCGGCGCAGGGAAGAAGGGCTTCTAAACGCCGCCTCCTTCAGCTCTTCTTCCTTGagggggaagaaagaaagaacgaACGAGAGAGAGTCGGCGGCGCAGGGAAGAAGGGCTTCTAAGGGTTTCTCGAGGGTAAAATTGTAATTTACTTTTCTTTGTTGTTtttcggtttttttttttttacacaaaGTGTGGTAACCGATGAGGACCACATTTTGATGACATCAAaagtcaaatttatttttttctggaTAAGATagttaatatcattaaaaaaaatttatatgataaaGTTTTCGACCTTTTAATTTTTAAGTGAATCAGAtgcaaatattataaatttatcggatgatattttaaatcttaatttttttataaataaatataatataatatactatCTCATCAGAATAATATTTTAGGTATAAAATTTAAAACTTGTCCTTcagtaaatataattaaaaatttgtATATGAACTTTCCGCCCTTTAACcaataaaaatttatttgatgatattaattttttgataaataaatataatatatactaACATCCGAATAATATTTTAGGTAAAAGAAAATTATAggataaaatttcatacaatgagCCTTAATTATTTGATTGATTATTATACAAGCATATCAAAATACATGACATTATAGGACGCAATAGAAATTGCTGCTATCTTTCGTCAATAGGCAGGCTAATAAGTTTCTGATTTGTGCAATGCGAAAGGCATGGCATCAATCGACAGGTTGGTTGATCTGAGAATAAATAATACATGAAAATAAAACCATTTTTTGGGTGTCATGAACAACATCATTAACATCATCTTCATCGATCAAAACTGATCATTATCACCACGACCACTGTTACTATCGTtatgaatataattaataatGTCATGAGATTTATAAAATAACACCAATGATAGTAGCTAGCATATACAATCTCAtattactgatttttttttttccttctcttagTTCGGAAAGCACAGAAATAATACAAATTTTTTTTCTAATCCAGATACAGAAATGGATCATGACCTCCAAGTTTGCCAAGATTGTGTGCTGCTTAAGCTGGTATACATGTAGATGAAAGGTTAATAGATGAACCCTTTTTGGTTAACTGCATTCACACCCTTCCACCTGCAGGAAGGTTTCAAACTCCTTTTTCAACCAACCTATTCTCAGGAGCTTTAAGAACACCACGATCCATCAAAGGCTGAAGCTCAGGCTTCGCCAAGTCTTTAACCTCTGAAACCGATGATTCCAGGAATGCGAGAAGCACCTTGCAACTGCAATAGACATCCAAATAATCCAATGTGAACACTGATATTTTTGTACACAAACACCATTTTTTTAGTAATTACTCTATTTATTCCTCCTCTAGTAGCATCCTTTTACCTGTGGCCTTGAGCCCAGACGTCGCACTTCCCATCCAAAGCCATTTCCCACAGAGTGGCTGCGAAACCAGGGCAATCAAGGATGAGCTTCCTGATGAGCCTACTGGAGTGGAAGTTCTCCAAAACATGCTCCTCTTGTGACTCATTTGTATTGGGCAGGGCTGCCAGTGAAGCTATTGCTTTATGCAAAGCATCCATTCTATCAGCAAAAGATTGCAAGATACCGTCACTTCCACCAACAGCTAGCTGCATCCGAGGAAACAGAATGAGACAACAAAATATAGTCGCAAGACATCATGTCCTTTTCAGTAATAGATTAAATGATAAAGAACAAACTGATCTTTTTAAGACActtaattaattttctttttcaagAGCCTAATAGGGCACTGATGCCAGAAAATAGACCAAGGCATGTCCATGTGAACCACTAATGAACAACAGGATTCACAACATATACAAAATAGGACACATCCATGTCGAGAATCAGGATATCTTTGGGGACATTTATTCTTCTTTCCTGTGGAAGACCAATATCTAGACAAGAGAGTCTTGTTAATGTATGACCTTGGGAAAGTCAATGTACACAGAATTGATCCTACAAGCAGGGAGATAGATACCTTGTCTGGAAGCCGTGAACTCATGGGTAAAAACTGTAGACTTCAATTCCaatatcaatttattattattgtcataATTGTTCCTTCAGATATAATGTAATACGATTAAGAAAAAACCTAAAGAATCACAAGGTCGATCAATTATTGCTTTGGTAGTAATAACACAATAAACTAATTGCTTTTTTCCATCATAGTTCTATAAACATAAATTGTGAAAGTCAAAGTACTTCCTAATATTTGGAGACTAGAAACAGTAATCCAGAACAAAAGGCCATTGGCATGTTAAAACTCCAATGACACATAAACCAGCCTAAGAATCCAGACATTTTAGAGGTTCTCGTAAGCTTTGGGATAAAAAAGCTTACGAGGATCTGCCATTGCTATGTagctatataaattttaaatggtTTCCAGTTCATGCGGGAGTACTGTTAACTATAATAGACATGCTTCCTTTCAAATAGTTGATGAACAACCAAAGAGAGAACAGACAAGAAGTAATTAAGAATGTCACTTCAGGAAAAGATCAAAATGTACCAATATCGTCTTATGAAAGCTTGAAGATGATATGGGTTATATCAAGTGATTATAATCTTGTCAACCCAagcttaattttaaataatagtcCAGGGGATACATAAATTCACAttattaaaagaaagaaatatagactaaaattaaaaataatcatcTGTGTAAAAAAATACAAACAAATTAACTGTCGGATGGGATCTGAATCTAGAATTATAATACAGATATCAAGCAGGTCATATGATTATTTTAAATCAATACTGCTTACACAATTTCATATAGTCCAACTGAAAAACTGTAGAAAATAAATTCTAGAATATGAAAACTTCGGTACATTCCATGTTCACGTGTGAGAAATTTTACATGATAATTTTCTTTCACATATGCAAACAGACACGGCCATCAATGATAATTCAGCATTTCAGAGGGAAGGAGTATATacacatttatatttttttatacttaTATTTATCTATATAGGTATGTGTGGAACTTTCCAACCACAAATACATAGTTTCAAACTATTGCAGTATGTAATAGTCTCCAATTTTTGGTACATTAGACCACCGCCTTTCAATAGCAATTTTGTTAATTATGTTTTTAACCAAATCAAATAGAAGATCGGCTAATGAGGGGATACATCAGGAGTTCTACAAAAACGAGAAACTAATAAAATTAATGCAGCAGCTCAGAAGAAAGTGACAGAAAAAGAACACCTCATAAACTACTTCTTTGCCGAAGTTTGAACGGAGTAGCTCACCAACGTTATCAGTACAAGTTTCAAATAGTCCCTGCAGTAGAATGACCAGAAACAATGAAATCTTTTAAAACCATCAAGTGCATATTTCACAAAATAAAATGAACCAATTTTGTTCTTTGTTACTTTTAGTTTCTCTGAAAATAGTAGTAAAAAATCTAGTAACAGCATTTACACTCTAGTTAATGAAAGCTTAAAGTTTAATGAGTAGCCTCTCAACCAGCAAAAGGAAACAAGGAAACCGTgcatgtgtgtttgtgtgtgtgtgtgtgtgtgtgtgtgagagagagagagagagagggaggaaataCACTAGAATGATGATAGCAATTTTGCAAAGAACTGAACAAGGAGTTCTGGAATGTCAATTAAAGGCACGGTAGTAAAAGTCACACATCAAGAATGGAACCTGCTACCAGCAGTAAGAGTTCAGAAAGTACAAAAAAAGAATAGGTGAATCAAACTAAATCCAACCAGAATACTGAATGTGACCCAAAGCTTGACAGAACTCTCCTGTATCCCCACCTCCAACTTCATATTTTGCGGTCTAAAACTGTGTCCAATATTATGGTACAAGAGGAAAGCAAAAGAAAATGTGTTTTGACACTTGACCATTAAACATTGTAAGCTAAAAATGGTCCAGAATATTGCATGTCTGAAGCAGAATATTAAGTGTTACCTCAGCAAGCCCACTCTCAACCATCAATTCACATCTCCTGCGAAATGAATCCTTCTTGCCTACGGTATCTAACTGCACACTCTTCCTACCAACTTCACTGTTCTCATTATCTGTCATGGGAGCCTCCCCATTTTGGCATTGCTCCAAGCCAACTTCCATGGGGTCCTCTGTCTCTTCCGCCTGAGATGGAAGTGAACGGATTCATATGATGCACATCTGCTACTAGCTTGAATTACATAATGATGGAAATAATGTTTGCCTGTGCAGAAAGGGAAGGAACAGATAAACTTAGACAAGCCAAATCCTCAGGTGCAAAATAGCGTGAACACTGTGGATGAAGTAGCTGCAGTACTGTACGTCTTCCATTCTGGTAATTCATGAGATCTCTTTTCTCTTAGTTGCAAGAATCGGATCAAGAAACACTTCAAAAAATGTCAGCTATTGATCAGAACAAAGTAAATACCTTATCCAATACCAGCTCCTTCAGCATTGTTTGCATCTCCCGTATTACAATCTgacaaatgatataaaaatttttcAACAAATTTCAGAAggtcaaaatcaaaattttaacatCAAATATCAAACGAGCAATCACTGACCTTTGTTACAAGCTTCGTATCATCAACTACCGAAAGGACACAAACTAGCAACTGGAATAAAATATTGCCAAATTAGTACAAACTTATTATGCCATATAATTGAATTCATATACTGTTCAAAATCACAAATAAAGCGTTAGGACACCTCAAATTTTATATACCGGTTTAATCCATCAATAACTCCCGATGTGGAGCCATTAGTTTTTCATAATATGTCGCTCCCAAAGACGATTCCTCGTCAATGTACAACATATATAAAATGGTTTTTGGACACACAGTACATCAATGGTAACTCCACATCAAGGCATGCCCATTGCACCATTCATGATAGCAATTTCCTACATGTCATAATCCACTCCATACAAATTGTCATAACCCAACTCAatagattaattgcttaggaactcGGATAGACTCAAGTTATTAGTTGCCAGTCCACTAAATCTTATGTACCAACGTAATCCATGAATAACACCAAAAGTTTCCAAATAAGCAAATATAAAGAGCCCTGAGTTTCCGAATGGTCCCTAAAAGAGTACAGAAAATTAGTGAATTACAGCACAATATGATAGGTCACCAGAAGCTTTCTGATCAAATTCCTCCACTATTCAATATTTGTAACAGAAGGCAGTGGAgtattcttgatatttgataaggCAAGCTATCACTGTAAAACTAAAAAGGTCACAAGTTTCCAGATCAAATATGTACAAAATGACTGTAGATCATACTGGAAACCGCTGCTAACAAGAAAAGACATGCCATTGGCACATATTATGATAACAGAAGAATTGTAGAATACATATTTAAAGCCAAAAAATTTGCAAGTCTGATCAAAATAATGTTAACAAGGGAAAATAGAAATATGATGGACGAAAGAAACGCTAGAGAGCAACATCATATTGTCAAACTGAATTTAGACAGTTCATACAGATGCTTATGTATTTTGAGGGTTGAGAAAAGGGTGCTTACAAGACTCCCAAGTTGATCAAGTGAAAGCTTTCTGACATGACCCTTTATGCCTTTAATAACCTTTTTTCTTTCCTGTGAAATTGAATCAAGTTATAACATTCCAAACAAAAGATATACTCAAGTTTAGAGGATAAAGAAGCTAAGCTGATTCCTGTGGTATTATATACTGTGTAATCtagaagaccaaatcatagatTTCCATGCCCGATCAAGAATGACAGCATATTGATAAAAGCCACTTAAATTAGTGATTAGAAGGCAAGTAGTATGCATGACTATGAAAAATAAAAGCAACAGATGCAACAAGTTATCATGAGAATTACCTGAGATCAATTAGGCAATGCACCATAAATCGCATTGTATATAGTAAATAAGCACCTCAACTAACTGGCTGAAGGGAAGACAAAATTGAACACACAAACATTATTACACACCTTTGCGCTTGCATGCTTGACAGAGAGGATACAGATCTTTAGACCATCTCTTGTGTGAATCATCCGAACAAGAAGTGGTTCTTTCacatttttgtttttaattttcctCTTTTTCTGCATCTCTGGAGCAGAGAAATGAGGACTCTCCTCGGCAGAAGCTGACTCTCGCACAAGAAGAGGTAATAATTGTTGAATCACGTCTGCAGCAGAGGACTTCAAATGCAAAAAATAGACACAAACTTTAAGTTTTAAAAAGCATAAAGCTATACAACATATAGATGCAGTAGGTAAACATGACAAAGATCACCTTATCAGCAATTGTGAAAAACTCCATGAGGGCCTTGTGTATAATGGAATGATCAACAATCCCTTTTTCCAAAAGTGACTGAATCACAGACATCATGTGTTGCAACACAGATGATTTTTGTAGTCCAAGTTTAGAAATTATATCCACCAGCCTGATATGAGATGGGACACATCAgaagaaaataacataaaaagTCGATGACAACAGAAACATTGTTGTGTTATAAAACCATGTCAGCTAACATAAATAACATAATCGTTATATTATATAAAAGCATAAAAAATATCGCCGTAGGGTGTTTAAGGTTGCATGATATGTTTCACCATTGGAATTTGTTTTAGAAGCCCTGAATAGGCTCAAAGTATTATCTTTTGATTAGAAGATCAGATTTTTGTTAGGAAATTTGGTTAAACTCTTTGGAAGCATTCCTTCTTTATCCTATCCTTTTCCAGGTCACATCAGCACCTAGATCTAATGACTTAGTCTGCAGCTACCAAACACATCACTTAAATGCTTTCTTAAATCTGTCAGGAAATACTTGTTGAATATGAGTCACATACTTCCACTACGTATCCAAACTTACAGATAATTATTGAAAAGATTGGATACTTTTAGCCTCATAGGATATTTCAGGGTAGTATTTTGTTCGTTAACTATCATAGAGATGGATATATGATTAGATAGACTATTTACATGCCTTCTGTATtaaccatcaaattattgaaatATGAAACTAGTAGAATCATATTGCTCCATTTAGAAGTTCTTCTTACCCTCACTATATGCTTGAAATACAATGCCATTAAGCATAATTTTGTTTATGGATAATAGTTGTCATCATGCATCGCCTATTCTAACAACATAAACAAATATTAACCTTTGTCATGTGAAACATTAtatattacaatatttttattgtaATATCAACTCCTATTTTTCAAAGGTTTGATATAGATTTATCCATGTCGTGTTGGATTGCTAATGCAAGTTGTACCATGTTTAAATGTCCAAGGAATTCTGATTTAATTTGGTAATTATCCACGTGGTTCAACACCGAATCCGAGAGAAGTCAGGTAGTTTTTCCTAATTCCTTAGCTAGTAGTTCTATTCTTTAGTTTTATTGAGTATTTATTTAAGAGTATCTAGCTACTGAAAATCAATAATGCATATATCGTTTGTTCAACATTtaacaaaaaaaagcaaaaaagttTCCATGCCTATCCCTAGGACACTATACTCCCATTTCTCCCTTACTGCCCTTATATTGCTTCCCACTAATGAAGTTGGTGTCTATaagtttcagataaaataagcccTAAATATATTACAATTCATACAAATTCCCCGGGTATAATCTCCTAACAATGAGTCAACATGCTCATCAGTTTTGTCAGAACCATATTggagaataagaaaaataaagaaagcaaTTTTAAAATACAACCAAGCAAAAAAACAATCATACAGTTTTCTTGTCCATATCCGTTAGCCATAATATATCATCCTCATTGAGGACGATTCAGAATTCGTATGGCCaaagatgatttccatattgcaaaAGAGGAAAGAATATGCATTCATAACCCGAAAATACAAAGACAAGTGCAGTCCAAAGAATCTCTTATGTTCCAATTACCTGCCTGAATTTGTTAAGGTCAGGTCCTTAAATAATTGAAGCTCTGTAGAGTACATCTCCATCAAAAGGATTTGCTTTTGGGACCCATTTGCCAAATGGAATACATAGTCAATGACTACACGGAGAAACAAGATACCAAGAAATTTTGTTAAAAAGATATTGAAAATATAAGCAGTTATACAAAagctctaaaaatccttttataaaaaataagccaACACATATTGGCGATAAAAAGAAAGAGAGTGCACAATAACCTCATCAAAAGATGTGTAACACTCAAAATGACTGTTCATTTGTTGAGGGTCTTTTTGGATGGAACAAAGTAAATAAAAAGGTACAGAACaagtaattttttatttcataGGGGGGCCAGTGTTGGTGACAGGTGGGGGCCATTGTTGTAAACCTAAACAATTCAGtcaaatgatcatataatttGCATCTACGTAGAAAGAATTTAGCTTAATTTACGTTAAAAACGGCATGTGTTATATGTATTCCTATATAAAGGACTTGTTGAATTAAACCGAAACTGAATTATGTATATAAATAGCCTTTCCAAAGAAAACATCGAGTTAACCACAGCAGAAAATCATGGAGATAAGTAGATAAGTTAAGCTCAAATATCATGGGCAAGGTCCATAACAAGACCATATAATAGTGATAAACTATACATTTATTCATAAAAGCTTTTATCGAGTCTTATTATAAGTCTAAGCAACCTCAACTCATTGGATTGGCAAGTCTTAAGTCTTTAAACCTTAGAATTCCTAGATATACAAGGGGGGTTACCGAAGGAGGGCGAaggagaagggttgtttttgacaAAATAAATATAGAGCAATCACAAAGGCTTAAATTTGGGCATTAGTTGTTAAACTAGACACATGTATAAACTTCAAATTAATAAAATTGTGGCAAGATGCCTCGATAAGAATTCCTCTGAATTACACCTCATGCAGTTACAGTATAATTAAATTTGGATTGTGAATAGCCCGCAGGTCCATTTTCCATAATCAAAATTATgatcaaataacaatatatactagaatgcttaaattttttatacCCTACAAACCTGCAGATCCAACTGAATGTCGCAGAAGAGAAGTCACATGCCCATGTAGAGAGGATATGAACCATTCTAGTTGTTTTTTGCTAGCTGAGGAACACAAAAGAAATCTCATTCAACAATGGAAAAGATCCACATAATTCAAATCTAGCTTTACCATAAAACATATCCAGTTCACAAGTTATATGACTTACCATGATCTAAAAGTTTCTTTACTAAATGAACTGCATACTTTTTCCGTGAAAGAGCAAGAAGATGAGGCCGAAGAGCCTCAAAAACAGCATCTCTTTCTTCTTGTGTACAATATTTGACACACGTCTGGTAAATAGTAAAACACCATATAAGAACTAAATAAGTTAATAATAGAATGAAAAAGCATAATATCCATCACATGCTTTGTCGTATAAAATTTTAAACATCTAAAACTCCTGAGGGTTAGTCTTCCAAAATCTAACATTGAGAACACATAAAAGAAGTCTGTTGTACACAAGAAAAATGTCAGAAGTATGAAAATAAACTCACTTGAAGAACACGTGCCGCAACATGAGAGCCTGCAATCTCCACAAACTTCCCATTCATCTTACGTAAGGCTTCACTTACAAGCCTAAAGAAATACTGTCCCTGTAAATAGCAGAGAGATAATGGAGAGCAATAAAACAGTTGAGCACTTACTCGGATCTCGCCTGTTTGCCAACGTTGTAACATCTCATTTTTTCCCACAATGAAGCAAGCTCCTGCAAAACATCAAATTCAACTCTTATTAGCAGTTTCTTTAGAAAAGGTTTAGAAAAAAATCTCAAGCATTACTCAAATATGCATATTGTATGTCAAAAGGGTGAAAAAGATCAGAAAATAACTATATGGAAATCAAAGGGTTTCTTAAGCCATAATCTATAGTTTGAGAAAACAAAAAGTGTTGCACCAAATTACTTTACACAATAAATTTAAGCATATTGGCTTGCTATAAGCTAAGAGCTAATACATGTACATTGGTGAGCAACTTGGTACCAGTGAACTAACGGCTTAAGTGTACTACCAATGACACATGGGTTTTTCTTCACCATTCTATGTTCTTAGCTGCCATCAATATTGTTCATTCTTGTTGGCGGAGCCTTCCTTACTCATCTCTCCCAGGAGACTAGTACAGTAGTTTATTAGCATTAAGTTTTCACTAATCATCTCTCCCAGGAGACTAGTACAGTAGCGTATTAGCATTAAGTTTTCACCAAGGATTGTCATGTCAATTACCACATGTTGTGCATGGACTTACCAACCAGCAAAGACCAACTTCATTCAGCAAATCCTTTCTCCATAAAAGGACAATCCTTGGTTTTCAAGACAGTGTCCACTGACATACTTCTTGGTCTTCTTCTTTTGCCCTATTCCTAAGTTTCTGGAAACATGGTTGGTTGCCTTCATTTCCATGTTATCCCTTCTTATACCAAAAATAACTAAACCCTCAATTTCATCCTAAGTGTTGCACATCATAAGCCTAAATCAACTGTGACACATAGATCAAACGTCAATGTGTCTTATTATAGAACAAGTGTTTGTCTGTCAcacgagagatttaatatgctgaCAAAAATCCTGGCACAGCATCATGTCCCTGAACCATCAC
The window above is part of the Musa acuminata AAA Group cultivar baxijiao chromosome BXJ1-1, Cavendish_Baxijiao_AAA, whole genome shotgun sequence genome. Proteins encoded here:
- the LOC103998986 gene encoding pumilio homolog 24 — protein: MAAVGEIGGSKKRKREPSAAKGGGKPKLTQLKNAASKPANLKTQGFKKQPKAFELKPEKPTKFGDETTVQAKKEPKTPRGRRLAAKEMAETRKKKRKPNYNLEKELASLWEKMRCYNVGKQARSELVSEALRKMNGKFVEIAGSHVAARVLQTCVKYCTQEERDAVFEALRPHLLALSRKKYAVHLVKKLLDHASKKQLEWFISSLHGHVTSLLRHSVGSAVIDYVFHLANGSQKQILLMEMYSTELQLFKDLTLTNSGRLVDIISKLGLQKSSVLQHMMSVIQSLLEKGIVDHSIIHKALMEFFTIADKSSAADVIQQLLPLLVRESASAEESPHFSAPEMQKKRKIKNKNVKEPLLVRMIHTRDGLKICILSVKHASAKERKKVIKGIKGHVRKLSLDQLGSLLLVCVLSVVDDTKLVTKIVIREMQTMLKELVLDKNGRRTVLQLLHPQCSRYFAPEDLACLSLSVPSLSAQAEETEDPMEVGLEQCQNGEAPMTDNENSEVGRKSVQLDTVGKKDSFRRRCELMVESGLAEGLFETCTDNVGELLRSNFGKEVVYELAVGGSDGILQSFADRMDALHKAIASLAALPNTNESQEEHVLENFHSSRLIRKLILDCPGFAATLWEMALDGKCDVWAQGHSCKVLLAFLESSVSEVKDLAKPELQPLMDRGVLKAPENRLVEKGV